The Pieris rapae chromosome 8, ilPieRapa1.1, whole genome shotgun sequence genomic interval aaaaataaaataaagttaaatcaaCAAAGGCGCAAAGCTCCTCAATTGTACCCGTTCAGAAATTCCGTCGTACATAATGATACAAACCAGTCCCGAAAATTTCCTAAGaaactattattaatgtttcagATGACCATTCTGACTATGGCAGCACAGTGTCAGGGGTGTCAGGCGTGTCAGGAGCGAGTGGAAGTCTCGGGAAAAGTCCAGCTGGTGGAGGCACTTTCACATTTCCACCGCCATCGCAACCGCTCACGCATAAAGCAGCCGTATATTACCATCACCAGCTAGCCTTAAGTGATGATCAGGGCATCGATATGACACAggtaaatttgatttttgtcCTAAATCCGTCAGTATATATCCGAATAATGTCCCTAGCAgggatttttctttttcattttaaaaagttcaattttatagttaaggaataaattatagaaaacttAAACATAACTACCGAATTTTTCAGAGTCCCGGTAGGGACAGTCCCGGCTCTTCATCAGGATCGGCTGGCTCCGGTTCCCGTCACTCATCAGCGTCGCTGGATAGTGGCAGAGCATCGGGAAGAATGCCGCATCATCACCATGCTTCATGCCATTGCGGAGACACCGTTGATAGAGTTCGATCTATGATCGCACAGGGACTTCCGGTATGTTGATAATATCCGctttagttttagtaaaataatattttttagtttacgCATGTGAATATAAAGAAGCCTATTTGgcaaggtttaaaaaaattaagccaTCATAATCTCTTTATCTTAGTAAGGTTATCTGTGGTCTAGTTAATTTCAACTAAGATAGTTTCGATTAAAGACCGATTTTCCGTGGTGTCTCGGAGGCTTAGTAATGTTTATGATGAGACCCTGGTTCGATTTCCGGGTAAGCAATAGTGGTTGCAGCTTGATTGGTACATATCCTACATAGAATGTTTaatgaaagaagaaaaatgtatttaactcATTCTTCTGCAgaactttaaataatgatcATGCAAATTAAACAGTCTAGGATTTTAAGCATATTTAAGCAAGATAAAGAGGCCAAAGTCGAAAGTAATATACTAAGTGACATTATTAACTCTTTCAGGATGCAGACATAATTCATGCATGGCTAGCCGATTTACAAATGGAGGAGTATGCTCGTCTTTTCATAGAAGCCGGGTATGACTTGCCGACAGTCACAAGAATGACTCCAGAAGACTTGACAGCTGTGGGCATCAAGAAACCAAACCACCGTAAACGCTTAAAGGCTGAGCTGGCAAATCTTAATGTACCCGAGAACTTGCCCGATTATATAcctgtaagtaaataaacttGACAATCTCAgtaaaacattatgtaaataaagttcaaaaaaatctcagtaaaaatgttaaagtaaAGTTAAATCTACACCATCTATATTGTCATTAGAATCGTCATATTACTTTTCATTTTTGCGCATCAACAAAGAAACACAAAGCagataaaatttcaatacagATCATAGTTATGTTAaggaaataagaaatatttttatgcattaTTGAAGTCTATATTTTATGTGGTTAACGAAAAAACTATATAGAGACAGATTTCGATTATATGGCAAAAATTATCCTTCCTTCATCCGTGGGTTTGTAACGTAGCTATCTTGCGTTTGATTACGCACGACACTCTGTAGTTTGTCTTgaaagctgatcacctacttgccttaaaaatattataaaataaataaagaaattgacattgacattGACAGTGACATTGCGGGActtctaaattaaatgtatgaataTTTGGTGTATATTGAAAGCGTTATTTAAATGCAATGTAAAATAACTTcaaatcattaaaaacaatttacaggGTTCTTTAGAAGAATGGCTGCGGCTGCTTCGACTTGAAGAATACGGCCCAGCTCTCGTAGCGCAAGGTTATCGCACCGTGCATGACGTCACACAGCTCGCTTGGGAGGTTAGTTCTACGTACTACATAGTACCCATAGACAACAGTTGTAACAACAATATTCTGAGAAAAAGGCTCTCTGTATTTTCagacaaattatgtttatctttaaaaagtcTTGCCTTAAATGCTTAGACTGCTTTAGAAGGTAgacgaaaacatttttttatataattgaaggTTTTAGTTGTTTAGGGTTCCACTAATATTTCGCTTAAAATACAGaacaataagtttaaaaaacaatattgtttttttattacaggaCTTAGAAGATATGGGCATAGTCAGGCTCGGCCATCagaagaaaatacttttagcGATCAAGAGAGTGAAAGACATTAGAGCCGGAAAACGGAGCATAAGTAACCAAGGGTCCCTGGATTTCACGAGGCTTCAACCTGGACAGGTCAGTACTTTAACTATTAGTGTTGccaaattaaatgttgtagTCATGTCCTAGGTCTAGccatagataattattttcagtcTATATTCTATCAAACCTAAATAGATTAGtctatttatagtttaagattttattttaagttcacTCACACACCATTCTCATAATCATGCTATatcttaattaacaattatttaatatttttaattttaactttctaTTAACATCGCCTAAACAAGCGTTTAGTAGCTTTcaactaattataaactaaaatatatttagcaaACTTAAAAATGTGCAGGATTAGCGTAATAGATGTCTCTATGGTAAAAAGTGACGTCAATTTAAGGATGATACAAGCATAAATGTGGCTTGTGTTGCCATATAACAGTTTTGGTTTCCCCCTTACGttgaaacattaattttcGTTTTGCTGAGACCTTAGATGTCTATATTTCCATCGCCATCGTCGCTATTTCTACAGCCCTGCGATCACATTCcaaaaaatatggaaaaatGAAATGTCTGAGACACACACCTATCGTACTTCACAATAAAACATTAGGTAAACATCAAAAGAAATACTCCATAtgaatggattttttttaataaagtaaataaatcgcAGGGCTGTATCACCCATCGCTGCATCCACCATACCACTAGCCCAAAGCAGCATgtgaatgttttgtttattttcttttccaaACACAAACCGCACATTGGACCTAAAGGATTTATATCCGAGGGAGCAATACCAGCATTGGGAGAGACACGCAAGAAGTTACCATAAACCCCCCGATCTAAACTTTGACGCTCTACAAACGTCCCTATGTGCCACTGACTTGGTCCCCATCCAGGTATGAGACTTCCTTTGGCACCCAATGACGCACCCCGGCACCTAGCTTTATGTGCACTTGTCAATTTTCGTGTGATCTAGGTTAAGCCTGCACGGTAGTGTCGTATCTATTATTTATCCTTACTCTTAACATTTTAACAGGTCAGCATGATGcgatacaatttataataatatattgtgtatctaataaaagtataatatgtaaatattttgagcGAGATAGCATGATGTAACATTGGTAACGCTACCGTTTGCCGTAATTTTGATGATTCTACATACTCAAATTCTTGTTGGAACACTTTCTTATAATTCTCTTTATAACAGATACGCCATCCCCGCGGTAAGTCTTTGGAGAGTTTAGAAGATCCGTCAGAAAGAACATCCCACACTACATTCTCCCCTGAAGCCGGGTTTTATTATGGAGGCCAATGGCGACGTTCGTACGACGATGGAGATATAACACCGACAAATGATAGTTATGAAGGGGGAGGCACTTTGCCCCGACCCAGGGGGTTAGTGAGACCACGTCCAGTCGCCAAGATCCAAGCGACTCCGGCGTATAGAGATAAATCTCCGGACTACACATATGATGAGATTGCTTACTCGGCACGACTGCAGCGCGTCGCTTATGGAGCGAGTCCGCATGTGGCTAGAAAGCCTCCGCCGGAACCACCGAAGCGTCAAAGCTCACAGTATGCTCCTTTTACTCGCTTCGGGCAGACAACTGTGGAAATTCATCCAGAGAAGAGCTTGCCCTTGAGTTTGCCAGCTTATCCTAGTTCAGACTCGCTGAGTGTTTCTTTAGACAGTACAGGACTACTTCCGCCCCCACCTGCCCCTTCTTCCCCACCCCGGAGATACGAAGAGGACAAAATGAGAACGGGTTCTGATGCTAGTTTTAAGGTGAGATGATTTGTTTATCTATTTCACTTATTTGATCAAGTAAAGagttatttgtatatacgTAAAGTTCAAtgctttaattttactttcttaGATTATTGCATCCTTGATCTAGCGCTGAGCATGTAGATTATACTGTTAACTAGAAAGAAAGCCGCATATAGCAACTCAATC includes:
- the LOC110996721 gene encoding caskin-1 isoform X5, whose amino-acid sequence is MRKINVGGMSRGGGGAGKATTAKRVPPPAVPGDAFGTPQHRHSGSSFGSQGYASCEDQAYPQPPDTPSHTRDDHSDYGSTVSGVSGVSGASGSLGKSPAGGGTFTFPPPSQPLTHKAAVYYHHQLALSDDQGIDMTQSPGRDSPGSSSGSAGSGSRHSSASLDSGRASGRMPHHHHASCHCGDTVDRVRSMIAQGLPDADIIHAWLADLQMEEYARLFIEAGYDLPTVTRMTPEDLTAVGIKKPNHRKRLKAELANLNVPENLPDYIPGSLEEWLRLLRLEEYGPALVAQGYRTVHDVTQLAWEDLEDMGIVRLGHQKKILLAIKRVKDIRAGKRSISNQGSLDFTRLQPGQDLYPREQYQHWERHARSYHKPPDLNFDALQTSLCATDLVPIQIRHPRGKSLESLEDPSERTSHTTFSPEAGFYYGGQWRRSYDDGDITPTNDSYEGGGTLPRPRGLVRPRPVAKIQATPAYRDKSPDYTYDEIAYSARLQRVAYGASPHVARKPPPEPPKRQSSQYAPFTRFGQTTVEIHPEKSLPLSLPAYPSSDSLSVSLDSTGLLPPPPAPSSPPRRYEEDKMRTGSDASFKSSSSTESDSIPFANDNAGTIKQNRSQMAGRPHTVDYGRTGMGLATLPPRPTDKQHIEKEEKSTEPVDVLNDIGNMLANLTDELDAMLEEEKRQGLTDS
- the LOC110996721 gene encoding caskin-1 isoform X4, with protein sequence MEPVNNNVGGMSRGGGGAGKATTAKRVPPPAVPGDAFGTPQHRHSGSSFGSQGYASCEDQAYPQPPDTPSHTRDDHSDYGSTVSGVSGVSGASGSLGKSPAGGGTFTFPPPSQPLTHKAAVYYHHQLALSDDQGIDMTQSPGRDSPGSSSGSAGSGSRHSSASLDSGRASGRMPHHHHASCHCGDTVDRVRSMIAQGLPDADIIHAWLADLQMEEYARLFIEAGYDLPTVTRMTPEDLTAVGIKKPNHRKRLKAELANLNVPENLPDYIPGSLEEWLRLLRLEEYGPALVAQGYRTVHDVTQLAWEDLEDMGIVRLGHQKKILLAIKRVKDIRAGKRSISNQGSLDFTRLQPGQDLYPREQYQHWERHARSYHKPPDLNFDALQTSLCATDLVPIQIRHPRGKSLESLEDPSERTSHTTFSPEAGFYYGGQWRRSYDDGDITPTNDSYEGGGTLPRPRGLVRPRPVAKIQATPAYRDKSPDYTYDEIAYSARLQRVAYGASPHVARKPPPEPPKRQSSQYAPFTRFGQTTVEIHPEKSLPLSLPAYPSSDSLSVSLDSTGLLPPPPAPSSPPRRYEEDKMRTGSDASFKSSSSTESDSIPFANDNAGTIKQNRSQMAGRPHTVDYGRTGMGLATLPPRPTDKQHIEKEEKSTEPVDVLNDIGNMLANLTDELDAMLEEEKRQGLTDS
- the LOC110996721 gene encoding caskin-1 isoform X3, which translates into the protein MVLFNNNMKIHVGGMSRGGGGAGKATTAKRVPPPAVPGDAFGTPQHRHSGSSFGSQGYASCEDQAYPQPPDTPSHTRDDHSDYGSTVSGVSGVSGASGSLGKSPAGGGTFTFPPPSQPLTHKAAVYYHHQLALSDDQGIDMTQSPGRDSPGSSSGSAGSGSRHSSASLDSGRASGRMPHHHHASCHCGDTVDRVRSMIAQGLPDADIIHAWLADLQMEEYARLFIEAGYDLPTVTRMTPEDLTAVGIKKPNHRKRLKAELANLNVPENLPDYIPGSLEEWLRLLRLEEYGPALVAQGYRTVHDVTQLAWEDLEDMGIVRLGHQKKILLAIKRVKDIRAGKRSISNQGSLDFTRLQPGQDLYPREQYQHWERHARSYHKPPDLNFDALQTSLCATDLVPIQIRHPRGKSLESLEDPSERTSHTTFSPEAGFYYGGQWRRSYDDGDITPTNDSYEGGGTLPRPRGLVRPRPVAKIQATPAYRDKSPDYTYDEIAYSARLQRVAYGASPHVARKPPPEPPKRQSSQYAPFTRFGQTTVEIHPEKSLPLSLPAYPSSDSLSVSLDSTGLLPPPPAPSSPPRRYEEDKMRTGSDASFKSSSSTESDSIPFANDNAGTIKQNRSQMAGRPHTVDYGRTGMGLATLPPRPTDKQHIEKEEKSTEPVDVLNDIGNMLANLTDELDAMLEEEKRQGLTDS
- the LOC110996721 gene encoding caskin-2 isoform X1, which codes for MTIDRAGKPPAPRRSSTYKSYDELGHIDRGKPLRHRHGGVEDLSELQSRPQRSYDTHDLDNITLLSSEEIQRPKRKTIEGLASGFRRTFSVRSKRDESDAIPLDTFNVTDENFATVRGAPFGRRRSLSRDRESSLLGRSSSEGDVRMPPPRAPPVNPTPRLHRCLRVLGGSWKNLLLLGGMSRGGGGAGKATTAKRVPPPAVPGDAFGTPQHRHSGSSFGSQGYASCEDQAYPQPPDTPSHTRDDHSDYGSTVSGVSGVSGASGSLGKSPAGGGTFTFPPPSQPLTHKAAVYYHHQLALSDDQGIDMTQSPGRDSPGSSSGSAGSGSRHSSASLDSGRASGRMPHHHHASCHCGDTVDRVRSMIAQGLPDADIIHAWLADLQMEEYARLFIEAGYDLPTVTRMTPEDLTAVGIKKPNHRKRLKAELANLNVPENLPDYIPGSLEEWLRLLRLEEYGPALVAQGYRTVHDVTQLAWEDLEDMGIVRLGHQKKILLAIKRVKDIRAGKRSISNQGSLDFTRLQPGQDLYPREQYQHWERHARSYHKPPDLNFDALQTSLCATDLVPIQIRHPRGKSLESLEDPSERTSHTTFSPEAGFYYGGQWRRSYDDGDITPTNDSYEGGGTLPRPRGLVRPRPVAKIQATPAYRDKSPDYTYDEIAYSARLQRVAYGASPHVARKPPPEPPKRQSSQYAPFTRFGQTTVEIHPEKSLPLSLPAYPSSDSLSVSLDSTGLLPPPPAPSSPPRRYEEDKMRTGSDASFKSSSSTESDSIPFANDNAGTIKQNRSQMAGRPHTVDYGRTGMGLATLPPRPTDKQHIEKEEKSTEPVDVLNDIGNMLANLTDELDAMLEEEKRQGLTDS
- the LOC110996721 gene encoding caskin-2 isoform X2; amino-acid sequence: MTIDRAGKPPAPRRSSTYKSYDELGHIDRGKPLRHRHGGVEDLSELQSRPQRSYDTHDLDNITLLSSEEIQRPKRKTIEGLASGFRRTFSVRSKRDESDAIPLDTFNVTDENFATVRGAPFGRRRSLSRDRESSLLGRSSSEGDVRMPPPRAPPVNPTPRLHRCLRVLGGSWKNLLLLGGMSRGGGGAGKATTAKRVPPPAVPGDAFGTPQHRHSGSSFGSQGYASCEDQAYPQPPDTPSHTRDDHSDYGSTVSGVSGVSGASGSLGKSPAGGGTFTFPPPSQPLTHKAAVYYHHQLALSDDQGIDMTQSPGRDSPGSSSGSAGSGSRHSSASLDSGRASGRMPHHHHASCHCGDTVDRVRSMIAQGLPDADIIHAWLADLQMEEYARLFIEAGYDLPTVTRMTPEDLTAVGIKKPNHRKRLKAELANLNVPENLPDYIPGSLEEWLRLLRLEEYGPALVAQGYRTVHDVTQLAWEDLEDMGIVRLGHQKKILLAIKRVKDIRAGKRSISNQGSLDFTRLQPGQIRHPRGKSLESLEDPSERTSHTTFSPEAGFYYGGQWRRSYDDGDITPTNDSYEGGGTLPRPRGLVRPRPVAKIQATPAYRDKSPDYTYDEIAYSARLQRVAYGASPHVARKPPPEPPKRQSSQYAPFTRFGQTTVEIHPEKSLPLSLPAYPSSDSLSVSLDSTGLLPPPPAPSSPPRRYEEDKMRTGSDASFKSSSSTESDSIPFANDNAGTIKQNRSQMAGRPHTVDYGRTGMGLATLPPRPTDKQHIEKEEKSTEPVDVLNDIGNMLANLTDELDAMLEEEKRQGLTDS